In Cheilinus undulatus linkage group 16, ASM1832078v1, whole genome shotgun sequence, one DNA window encodes the following:
- the stmnd1 gene encoding stathmin domain-containing protein 1, with protein MGCGSSSNTVVHPLTPEEVKRDEDETGSKLDGRGDSAVSKGTADSGVVMDNRETSDLPGTVPRKLPPVTRVIESETDGIKQDGLLQEESAVQERQNSSEILEELLLQGIIPAGQSRERSSGAGEAFSIMLSDSEGVMRRPPARLESLRAKKAQNLPSREEIDEKMRLADERRRLKEEKLKTRLRYKSARVRGPAPVSSMGMDAELTPVETLQSPLIPDTPNPPPQSQIPREAAEGGELVREAAGDGRESQEDTSRAERRDGRVEGGGRGESTGAKRQGESGDGEEEVEFTQVEELKEGELLTASGELECDTSFQQVEEMF; from the exons ATGGGATGCGGCAGCTCCTCAAACACGGTGGTTCACCCGCTGACACCGGAAGAGGTGAAGAGAGACGAG GATGAGACAGGAAGTAAACTGGATGGCCGTGGAGACTCCGCCGTGTCAAAGGGCACCGCCGACAGCGGGGTGGTGATGGACAACAGAGAGACATCTGACTTACCCGGAACAGTGCCAAGAAAGCTCCCTCCTGTAACGCGTGTCATAGAAAGTGAAACAGATGGAATCAAGCAAGATG GCTTGCTGCAGGAGGAAAGCGCTGTGCAGGAGCGTCAAAACTCCAGTGAGATCCTGGAGGAGCTGCTGCTTCAGGGTATCATACCAGCaggacagagcagagagaggagcagcgGGGCAGGGGAGGCATTCAGCATCATG CTCAGTGACAGTGAAGGAGTTATGCGAAGACCTCCTGCCAGGCTGGAGTCTCTGAGGGCCAAGAAGGCACAGAATCTCCCCAGCAGAGAGGAAATAGACGAGAAGATGAGGCTTGCTGATGAGAGGCGCAGG TTAAAAGAAGAGAAGCTCAAGACACGTTTGAGGTACAAGTCTGCACGTGTTCGTGGCCCTGCACCCGTCTCCAGCATGGGCATGGATGCAGAGCTCACACCTGTAGAGACGCTCCAATCGCCCCTCATCCCGGACACCCCGAACCCACCACCTCAAAGCCAGATCCCCCGAGAGGCAGCTGAGGGTGGGGAGTTGGTGAGAGAGGCCGCAGGTGATGGTAGGGAGAGTCAGGAGGATaccagcagagcagagaggagagacggCAGAgtggaaggaggagggaggggagaaaGTACAGGGGCAAAAAGGCAAGGTGAGAGTGGAGATGGAGAAGAGGAGGTGGAGTTTACTCAGGTGGAGGAGCTCAAAGAGGGGGAGCTCCTCACAGCCTCAGGGGAGCTGGAGTGTGATACCAGCTTTCAGCAGGTGGAGGAGATGTTTTAA